CGGGCAATCGTCTCCATGTTGCCGGTGTCGGGGGCGGAGCAGTTGAACACCTCGCTGGCCCAGAACACGCGGCCCATGACCTCGGCCAGCGGCGCGTATTCGGCGTTCGTCAGGCCCGCGCCGTGGTAGCCCGAGGCTTGGGCGGTATCGACCGGCAAAAACAAATTCCACAGCCCCGCCTGCTGGGCCAGGGGTTTGAGGCGCTCGCTCGTTTGCAGCGGCGTCCAGCGTTTGCCCGCTGCCGTGTTGGCCGCCAGCTCGGCGGCCCAGGCGGCTTCGGCCGGGTAGATGTGCTCCTGCATAAAGGCTTGCAGACGCTCTAGCAGGTCTTGGGTTTTGGGCGAGTAGGCGAAGTCCATGGGTGTTTTCCTTCACAAAAATAAAAATCGGGGCGCAGCTGCGCCCACCCCGGGGTCTAGCCAGGGTGGCGTGGTGGTGAAAAGTCTTAGCGCTGCGCGAACGACCAGGCCAGCTCGGCCAGCGGGCGCGCGGTGGCGCCAGCGGCCTTGGCCTCGGCGCTGGCGGCGGTGCCGGCCTGCACGCGCTTGGCAATGCCTTGCAAGATGGCGGCGACGCGGAACATGTTGTAGGCCATGTAGAAGTTCCAGTCGGTCAGCAGCGCGTCAGCGTCGGCCAGGCCGGTGCGCGCGCAGTAGCGGCGGATGTAGTCGTGCTCGCTGGGGATGCCCAGGGCGGCCAAATCCAGCCCGCCAATGCCCCGGCTCAGGCTCGCCGGCACGTGCCAGCTCATGCAGTGGTAGGCAAAATCGGCCAGCGGGTGGCCCAGGGTGGACAGTTCCCAGTCGAGCACGGCAATCACACGCGGCTCGGTGGGGTGGAACATGAGGTTGTCCAGGCGGTAGTCGCCGTGCACGATGGCCACGCGCCGCTCGTCCAGGGCGCTGGCGGGCATGTGCGCCGGCAGCCAGGCCATGAGCTGCTCCATCTCGGCAATCGGCTCGGTGATGCTGGCCTGGTATTGCTTGCTCCAGCGCCCGATCTGGCGCGCAAAGTAGTTGCCTGGCTTGCCAAAGTCGGCCAGCCCCCGGGCGGCAAAATCGACGCTGTGCAGCGCGGCGATGACGCGGTTCATCTCGTCGTAGTAGGCGCCGCGCTCAGTGGTCGTCATGCCGGGCAGGGACTGGTCCCAGAGCACGCGCCCCTGCAAGAATTCCATGATGTAGAAGGCGCGGCCCATGATGGCCTCGTCCTCGCACAGCGCCAGCATTTGGGGCACGGGCACGTCGGTGCCGGCCAGGGCCTGCATGACGGCGTATTCGCGCTCGATGGCGTGCGCCGAGGGCAGCAGCTTGGTCACCGGCCCGGGCTTGGCACGCATCACGTAGGTGGCGCTGGGGGTGATGAGCTTGTAGGTCGGGTTGGACTGCCCGCCCTTGAACATTTCCACCGTCAGCGGGCCGGCAAAACCCGGCAGGTGCTGCGCCAGCCAGGTGGCCAGGGCGTTGGTGTCGAAGCTGTGGCGCTCGCTCACGGGGCGGGTGCCTTGGAAATGGTCAAAGTTGCTCATGGGCAGTGAGTGGGGTCGTTAAAAAAGTTATGAATCAGCCACGGCAATGCGCAGCAGCGCTTCGCGCTGGCGCACCACCAGGCCACTGGGCTCGATGCGGATCGCGTCCTCGCGCTCCATGGCCTTGAGTTCCTGGTTCACGCGCTGGCGCGAGGCGCCCAGCAGCTGGGCCAGTTCTTCCTGCGCCAGCTGCAGGCTGATGCGGATCTCGCCATCGCTCGACAGGCTGGGCGCGCCGTAGCTGCGCACCAGGTGCAGCAGCTGCTTGG
This DNA window, taken from Acidovorax sp. HDW3, encodes the following:
- a CDS encoding phosphotransferase family protein — translated: MSNFDHFQGTRPVSERHSFDTNALATWLAQHLPGFAGPLTVEMFKGGQSNPTYKLITPSATYVMRAKPGPVTKLLPSAHAIEREYAVMQALAGTDVPVPQMLALCEDEAIMGRAFYIMEFLQGRVLWDQSLPGMTTTERGAYYDEMNRVIAALHSVDFAARGLADFGKPGNYFARQIGRWSKQYQASITEPIAEMEQLMAWLPAHMPASALDERRVAIVHGDYRLDNLMFHPTEPRVIAVLDWELSTLGHPLADFAYHCMSWHVPASLSRGIGGLDLAALGIPSEHDYIRRYCARTGLADADALLTDWNFYMAYNMFRVAAILQGIAKRVQAGTAASAEAKAAGATARPLAELAWSFAQR